ACATTGTGCAGTAAAAGAAGCTTTAGAAAATGGAGAAATTTCACAATCTCGATATAATAACTATATAAAAATTTATAACGAAGTTGAAGAATATAATAAAAGATTAAGGAGGAAAAAATGGAAATGAAAATTTACCCTTCAATATTAGCTGCAGATTTTTCTAAATTAGGCGATGATATAAGAAATGTAGAAAATAACATAGATGGTATTCACCTTGATGTTATGGATGGAGTTTTTGTACCGAATATTTCATTTGGTACTCCAATAATCGAATCTGTTAGAAAAATAACAGATAAATATTTGGATGCTCATTTAATGATTGTTGAACCTGATAGATATTTAGAAAATTTTGCTAAAATGGGTGTGAATGGTATAACTGTTCACTATGAAGCAGTTACACATTTAAATAGAGTAGTAAATAAAATTAAAGAATTAGGTTGTAATGCTGGAGTTTCTTTAAATCCTCATACGCCAATTTTCTTATTAGAAGAGATATTACCTTTCTTAGATAGAATATTAATTATGAGTGTTAACCCTGGCTTTACTGGTCAAAAATTCATTCCTGAAACTTTAAATAAAATAAAAAAATTAAAGAAGATAATCGATGAAAAAAATTTAAATGTTGTAATTGAGGTTGACGGTGGAGTCGGTATTAAAAATATTAAAGAATTATATGAAGCAGGGGCTAGAGAATTTGTTGTTGGAGCAGGGATTTTTCATCAAGAAAATCCATCTGAAGCTGCAAAAAAATTAAGAGAGGTTGTAAAATGATTATTTATCTTGCTACTAATAATAAGCATAAATTAGAGGAAGTTAATGAAATAAAACCGAATGGATTTCAAATAAAAGGTATCTTTGAAATCCTAAAAAACTTTGAGGTTAATGAAGATGGAAAAACCTTTATAGAAAACTCCATCAAAAAAGCTATTGAAACCGCAAGGGTTTTAAGATCTCCTGTTATTGCAGATGATTCTGGATTAGAAATAGATATTTTAAATGGATTCCCCGGAGTTTATTCTGCAAGGTTTATGGAAAATAAACCTTATACTGAAAAAATGAAATTTATTTTAAAAAAATTAGAAAACGTACCTTTTGAAAAAAGAACAGCAAGATTTGTTTGTGCTGCCACATATTATAATCCAAAAAATAATCTTTTATTTTCTGTAGAAGGTGAAGTAAAAGGATATATTTCATATTCTATTTTAGGGAAAAAAGGGTTTGGATATGATCCTATTTTTATTCCAGAAGGTGAAACATTAACTTTTGGACAATTAGGTCAAGATGTTAAGAATAAAATTAGCCATAGAAAGCGTGCTTTCAACAAACTTTTCTCATTATTGCTCAATATTCCTAAATTAGAAATAATTTCTTAAAGAATTTTACCTATTGTTTTCTTGACTTTTTATATATTTTCTGGTATTATATACTCGGTTATGAAAGAGATGCCCCCATCGTCTAGCGGCCTAGGACATTGGCCTTTCACGCCAAAGGCACGGGTTCAAATCCCGTTGGGGGCGCCAGGAAAATCTGAGTGGGTGCTTAGCTCAGCTGGGAGAGCGTCTGCCTTACAAGCAGAAGGTCGTAGGTTCGATCCCTGCAGCACCCACCATTTTATTAAATGGCCAGGTAGCTCAGTTGGTAGAGCACTGGACTGAAAATCCAGGTGTCGACAGTTCGATTCTGTCCCTGGCCACCACGAAAAACTCCCTAATTTTTAGGGAGTTTTTTTGTTTACTTCTAATATTTAATTTTCTTTTATTATAAATAAAAAAATCTCCTGCTTAAGCAGGAGATAATTTATTCAACCAAATATATTTTTGCTTCACCTGGATTTAAATTAATATTTAACCAAGCTCCTTCATCCCATTTAAAATCACATCTTCTATAATTTTCAAGTAATAAACTTATCTTATGATTTCCTCTCCAAGTATGGTATCCTAAATCAAATCCAAAATTTACAGCTTTATCAAAATTTAAGTTAACTGGTATTAATAATCCTTTTGTTCCATCCCAATAGAATATAGAAAATACTTTTTCCATATGTTCTGTATATCTGTAATTATTAATTTTAGTTATTAAATCTACATGATCCTTTTTTATTTTCCCTAAAGCTTTTAGAAGATTTACCATATGTTTATCTACGTCCCAATGTAATGCATAATAATCAAAAAATGCTAATTTGCCATAGAATTGATCTGTTGGTTTTAAATATTTATATCTTTCTTCTTCTGGTTTTTCAAAGTCAAGACCTAAATTCATTGGTTGTTTTTCAAAAATTTCACTTCCAGAATTAATTACTGTTATTCCGTTTGGCATAAATGTATTTACTACAGCAGCTAATTTAGTAAATAATTCTTCACCATCTCTTGTGACAGCTCTAGGAGAATCAGGTGTTTCTGCAGTAGCAAATGATGGAACTTCTAATTTTGGCATTATATCTCTTACAGTTTTAATAAACCAGCTTTCTTTGTGTCTAGGTTCACTCCACCATGTATTTCCAAGTATAGCATCATATCCACTTAATTTTGCTTTTAAATGATTATCCATAGCTAATTCTTCAGCTATTATACCAAAAGATGGATCATAATTTTTGGCACTTGATATAATTCTATGTTCTAACTCTTTTGGTAAAGCGTGTCCCATATCTAGTCTAGCTCCATCTATTCCATAATTCTTTTGGAAATATGGCATTATATTTGATATCATATCCCATAATTCTTCATTTCTTTCTTTTCCAGGGAATTTACTTGATTTTACAACATCAAATAAAACATATGGTGGTTGTTCTGATGGATTTTCTAAATATTTTTCAGATTCTAATGGATGAGACATAAACAATCTTAAGAAAGTAACATCATCCCATGTTGGTTGAGGATCGTTTATCCAATCGGAAAATCCGGGCACAGTTATTATTTTAAATTCTTTTACTATTTCTTCTAAAAAATCTGGATTGTCTTTATTCTCTTTTACAAAATTTTCCCATTTTTGAGGGTCTGTAATATTAGGTGCCCATCTAAATTTTTTCAAATGTTTCTTTACTTCTGGGTGAGAATATAATATAGGCAAATTATCTGATGATGGTTGTTCAAAATCCAATGATTCTATCATTGGAGGTTTATATGATGATAATTCTTTTATATCAATCCAATAGAACCAATCTGGATGTTCTAAAATTAAATTATTATCCCTTGCTGCTGTCCTTGGAATAAAATCAAGAATTACTCTTATACCCAACATATGGGCTGCTTCTACAAATGCAGAAAATTCTTGATCTGAATTAAAACCTTCCAACAATGGATCATGATAATCATCTTCAACATGATGGAAGCTTTTTACAGCATATGGGGATCCAACTTCCCCTTTTTTAAATTTATTACTTGACTTTGTAATAGGTAATAAATAAATAGCATCAATATTAAATTGCTTTAAATAAGGTAATAATGCAATCATTTTTAAGAATGTTCCGCTTTCTCTATAACCTAAATCATCATCCGGCTTAAAGTAAACCGCATTTGCATCATGCTTATATGCAGCCGTCATTCTTACATGAGCACTGTATATTATAGATTTTTTTAACCAATCTGTTGTTTTTTCATTTGTTGTAAAAGATAATGGTTTAGAATAATCTTTATCGTCATTTTTCATAATACTTTCAATAATCTTAGTAAAATATTCATACGGATTTACAACAAAAGTTCTACCTTTTAAAACCACATTTCCTTCATAATCATTTGGCATCCATCTTTTTGGTATTGCATAATTTGTTTTACCTTTATCAATATTACTCTTTAAATAATCATATACATTTCTTAAATTTCTCATCTCATTCCCTCCCAAGGATAAATATAAAATGGCGGAGGTGGTGGGATTCGAACCCACACGAGGATATAATCCTCACCGGTTTTCGAGACCGGCTCCTTAGCCAATTCGGAACACACCTCCATAATTTAATATTATCAAATAGAGATTATTTATATTTGAAGTTTAAATTAAAATAAAACAGATATATTCCATAAAACAGATTTAATCGTTTCCAATAATAGATAAATGACTTTTTTTAAGTTTGAAAAATTTTTCATGTATATTATAATATATCTTGTTTAATAATTCAAGACTTAATAATTCAATAAGATATGGAGGATAAATATGGACGAAAAAGAAATTATACAAAAAAACAACCTTAAAGAACCCATATTCTTTATCGTTATTTCTTCAATAGTATTTTTACCTGTTATGTATCATATGGGATTTAGTAATTTTTTCAAAACATTAATGTCAACAGCTCACGATTTATTGCTTAACACTGTATTTTTTATAATGGCTGTAGCAGTATTAACTAGTGCTTTTGGTAATATTTTATCAGAATTTGGAGTTGTATATTTATTGAATAAAATATTATCAAAATTAATGAGACCTTTATATAATCTTCCAGGGGCAGCAGCTATTGGTATATTAACTACTTATTTATCAGATAATCCTGCTATTTTATCTTTAGCACAAGATAAACAATTCACAAAATTTTTTGAAAAATGGCAAATTCCGTTATTATGTAATTTAGGTACATCATTTGGAATGGGTTTAATAGTATCAACATTTATGATCGCTCAATCTTCCGCTATTGGAGAAAACTTATTTTTTCCAGTATTATTAGGTAATTTTGGAGCAGTTATTGGAAGTATAATAAGCGTTAGATTATTTTCTAGATACACAAAGAAATATTATATTAATGCTGTTCATATTGAACATTCTGAAGATGTAAAATCATGGAGCGCTACTAAAGGAAGTTCGATTTCCAGATTAATTGATGGCTTATTAGAAGGGGGTAAAACTGGAGTTGATTTAGGACTTTCAATCATTCCAGGAGTTTTAATAATAAGTACTATAGTAATGATGTTTACAAATGGACCAAAGGACCCTTCTATTGGATATCAAGGTCTTCCATACGAAGGAGTTCCTATACTACAATGGATAGGGGATAAATTAAATTTCATATTAAATTTTCTTTTTGGATTTAAATCACCTAAATTAATAGCTTTCCCATTAACATCATTGGGTTCAACAGGAGCGGCCCTAGCGTTAATACCTAAATTCATTGAGACGAATTCTATTTCACCTAATGATATAGCTGTACTTACCGCAATCGGAATGACATGGAGCGGTTACTTATCTACTCATATAGCAATGATGGATTCTTTAAAAGCTAGAAAATTAGCTAGTAAAGCTATTTTCTCTCATACAGTAGCTGGGTTATTAGCTGGATTTATTACTCATTTATTATATGTTCTTTTTTTCTGAATGCTTGCTTTCTATAGCTCTCATTATAACAAATGCAATCAATGCAAATATGAAAAATACTAGAAGCATTATTGCTATACCTTGTAGCGCTTCTATAATGCTTCTTAATATTTCTAAAACCCATCTCTCTGAATTCAGAGAGATGGCGTTACTCATTACTTCTCCATTCTCTCCCATATATTGATAACCAAAAAAATACTTTTCTAAATCCCAAATCCTAACACCTGATGAAATTCCAATAATATAAATTGCAAAAATCATATATTTTTTCCAAGCATAACTAATAGAATCATTAATAATTTTCTCTAGAATTTTTTCTATTGGTTTATCAAAAATTCTTGCAACTACCCAAGAAACTATAATTGATACAATAAAAACTGAAAACAATAATAAAAATGACATAGTATCACCCCCATTTAATTATACTACTCTTTTATGTAAATTATTCATTGAGAATGAATTAAATTTCTCTTCCTATAGCTGTAATTAAATTGTAACTTTAAATTTTCCACCTTCTCACATTTTGTTCAATAGATTTCATGAAAAATAACAAATTTTATAGTATACTAGATGTGTATTTTTATGTTAATTCATTAAAATAAGATTAGAAGTGGATGTAAGTACAGATTATAGTAAAATAAGTTAGCTATAATCTGTTGAATCTTTTTTATATAATCCTCACCGGAGGTGTGTCAATGTTTGAGAATTTACAAAAAAAATTGTCTTCTGCTTTTAAAACATTAAAAGGACAAGGTAAATTATCTGAAAAAAATATAAAAGATGCTGTTAAAGCAGTTAAAATGTCATTATTAGAAGCAGATGTAAATTATAAGGTTGTTAAAGAATTTGTAGAAAAAGTTAAGGAAAAGGCTTTAGGAAAAGAAGTTTTAGAAAGTTTGACTCCTGATCAAGAGTTTATAAGAATTGTAAAAAACGAATTAATTGAATTGATGGGTGGAAATGAGAAACCAAAACTTAATATTTCTAAAAGACCTGGATATATTATGTTAGTAGGTCTTCAAGGTAGTGGTAAAACTACTCACGCAGCAAAATTAGCAAACTATTTTAAAAAACAAGGCAAATCCCCTTTACTTGTTGCTGCTGATACATATAGACCTGCAGCTATAGATCAACTTGTGCAACTAGGTGAACAAATAGGTGTCCCTGTTTTTACTGGCGATAAGAAAAATGCAGTTAAAATTGTAAAAGAAGCTATGGAATATGCTGAAAAACTACTACATGATATTGTAATATTAGATACTGCTGGAAGATTGCACATCGATGAACAAATGATGGCAGAATTAGAAGAAATCAAAAAAATTGCACAACCAGAAGAAGTATTGATGGTTGTAGATGCTATGATAGGTCAAGATGCTGTTAATTCTGCACAAGAATTTAATAATAGACTTGAATTAGATGGGTTTATTGTTACTAAGTTAGATGGTGACGCACGTGGTGGGGTTATTATTTCTATTAGACAAATAACTCAAAAACCAATAAAATTTGTTGGTGTTGGCGAAAAAGTTGATGATTTAGAATTATTTTATCCAGAAAGATATGCAAGTAGAATATTAGGAATGGGTGACGTATTATCCTTAATTGAAAAAGTTGAAAGTGAAATTGATAAAGATAAAGCTGAAGAAGCTGCAAATAAATTCCTTGAAGGTAAATTTGATTTTAATGACTTTTTAGATCAAATAAAACAACTAAGAAAATTAGGTCCATTATCTAAAATATTAGAAATGATACCTGGAGTTCCTAAAGAAGGTATTGATTTAAACAAAAGTGAAGCAGAATTGAAAAAAATTGAAGCTATAATTAATTCTATGACCAAAGAGGAAAGAAAAAAGCCTAGAATATTAAATTATTCAAGAAAGCAAAGAATTGCAAAAGGTAGTGGAACAACTCTTCAAGATATTAATAAATTGATTAAGTCATACGAACAAATGAAGAAAATGATGAAACAAGTTAAAAAAATGAAAAATAAAAAATCTTTGTTTGGAAAAATGCCGTTTGGAATGTGATGATAATCTAGAATTTAAATAAAACTAAAATTCTCAGGAGGTGTATTATTAGCATGGTAAAAATAAGATTAAACAGAATGGGAAGAAGACACAGACCTTTTTACAGGATTGTAGTTGTAGATTCAAGAGAAAAAAGAAGTGGTAAATACATAGAATCATTAGGTTTCTATGATCCACTAAAAGAAAATGATACATTCAATGTAGATGTTGAAAAAGCTGTAGAATGGATTTTAAAAGGAGCTCAACCAACAGATACCGCTAGAAACATTTTATCAAAAGCAGGAGTTATGAAAAAAGTTCACGAAATAAAATTCGAAAAGAAAGACTAATGCCAGGGGGCATATGATGAAAGAATTATTAGAAAGTATTATAAAAGGAATTGTAAAGAATCCTGATAAAGTAAAAATTTCAGAAGAAAAAAATGAAGACGAAATTATTTTCGAAATTCATGTAGATCCAGAAGATGTTGGACAAATAATTGGTAAAGATGGTAGAACAATAAAATCAATAAATACATTATTAACCGCAGCTAAAAAGAATGAAAATACAAAATTTCTTTTAAAGGTAATTAGGTGATAATATGAAGAGGTTAGAAGACCTCTTAAAAGATAAGGTAGCGATTGGAAAAATTTCAAATACACATGGTTTAGGCGGGGAATTGAAATTATTCCCATATACTAATGAAAAGAAAATTTTTAATAATTTAACTGATGTTTTATTGTATAACCCAAAAACAAAAAGATTTTTATATGCAAAACTAGACTCTATTAGAAAAGCTGATAAAATATATATCATTAGTATTTCCGGTGTTGAAAATATATCTTCAGCCCAACGCTACAAAGATTTTATTGTTTATATACCAAAAGAAAAATTACCTATATTAGATAATTCTGAATTCTATTATTTCGAATTACTCGAAAAAGAAGTTCTATATGAAGACGGAGAATCTGTTGGAAAAATAGTTGATATTTTAGAAACTGGTGCAAACGAAGTTTTAATTATAGAAAAACAGATTGATAGATTCAACAAAGAAGAAATACTTTATCCATTAATAAAAGAAAATTTAATCAAATTTACTAAAGAAGATGATAACATAGTAGTAAAAAGATTGGAATGGTATGAAGATGACACAGAAGATAGAGATTGACGTCGTTACTATATTCCCAAGAATGTTTGAAGCTATTACAAAATACGGTGTTTTATCAAGAGCCGTACAAAATAATATAGTATCATTTACCGCTCATGATTTAAGAGATTACACTAAGGATAAGCATAAAGTTACAGACTTATATGCATATGGCGGCGGCCCTGGTATGGTAATGAAACCAGAACCATTCTTTGAATTTTATGATAATTATGTTCAAACAAAAAATAAAAAACCATATGTAATATTAACTTCTCCTCAAGGAAAACGCTTTGACTCTACAGATGCAGAAAGACTATCTAAACAAGAAAATCTAGTATTTTTTTGTGGAAGATATGAAGGCATTGACGAAAGAGTTATGACATTAGTTGATGAAGAATTTTCAATAGGAGATTTTGTAGTAACTGGTGGAGAATTACCTTCAATGTTAATGATAGATGCTATTTGTAGATTTGTTCCTGGCGTAGTTGGAGATATTGAAAGTGTGAAAAATGATTCTTTTTACAATTCACTATTAGATCATCCACATTATACCAAACCAAGAGAATTTAGAGGATTAAAAGTTCCTGAAGTTCTTTTGAGTGGAAATCACGAAAAAATTAATGAATATAGAAAAAGAGAAAGTATTATTAGAACAATATTAAAACGTCCAGATTTATTCATAAAACACGACTTAGATGAATTTGAAAAGAAAGTCATTGTTAATATTATCAGGGAGCTGATATCAAGTGAGAAATAATGTATATATAGCTTTAATTCATTATCCTATTTTAGGTAGGGAAGGTCAAATAATATCTACAGCTATCACTAATCTAGATATTCATGATATTTCGAGATCAGCTAGAACTTATAATATAAAAAACTATTATATTGTATCCAATCTCCCTGCTCAACAACAAATAGTGAAAAATGTTTTAAAATATTGGACTGAAGGTTTTGGTAAAGAATACAATCCTAATAGACATGATGCATTATCTATTGCCAGATTAAAACCATATTTAGAAGATGTTATAGAAGAAATTGAAAAAATTGAAGGTAAAAAACCTAAACTTATATTTACATCTGCAAAAAGAAGAGAATCAACTTTAACTTTTAAAGAAATGAGTGAAATAATTGTAAAAAATGATGACCCACATTTAATCTTATATGGTACTGGTTGGGGTATGCCAGAAGAAATAAGATTAATTTGTGACTATGATTTAGAACCTATCAGAGGAAATGCTGAGTTTAATCACTTATCAGTTAGAGCGGCAGTTGCTATTTCTTTAGATAGGTTATTTGGTGAAAATTAATAATAATAAAATATTCTCAAGGAGGGTTTAACATGGATCAATATATCAGAGCCATTGAAAAAGAATATATGAGAGAAGATATTCCAGAATTCAGACCTGGTGACACAGTAAGAGTTTATGTAAAAGTTGTTGAAGGTGGAAGAGAAAGAGTTCAAGCTTACGAAGGAATAGTTATAAAAATCAGAGGTGGCGGTTTAGGAAAAACTTTCACAGTTAGAAGAATTGGAGCAAATGGTGTTGGAGTTGAAAGAATTTTCCCAATTCACTCACCAGCAATTGAAAAAATCGAAGTTGTAAGAAAAGGTAAAGTAAGAAGAGCAAAATTATATTACTTAAGAAATGTAAAAGGTAAAATTAAGATTAAGGAGAGAAGGGACTGATCCTTTTTGTCTAATAATATCAAAAATAAAATTAAAAAAGAGACATACGAATGGATCAATGCCCTCGTATATGCTGTTATTTTTGGTACTATCATAAGATTATTTGTTTTTGAAACAATGATGGTTCCAACACCGTCTATGGTTCCTACCATACAGGTGTTGGACCGTTTATTCATTGAAAAAGTAACTTATGATTATACCAAACCACAATTAGGGGATATTATAGTTTTTTGGACTCCTTTTGTAGACACTAACGCTCAAAAACAATTAGGTGCTTTTGATAAGTTTATGGATATGTTTGCTCCTAAAAAATTTGATGGGCATGTTAAATATGTTAAAAGATTAGTAGGAACTCCTGGAGATACTATTGAATTAATTCCAGATGAAAAAATTTGGGATAGAATTAAAAAGGAACCAGATTTTGAAATACCTTATTGGTTAAATAAAATCATAGATTATTATGGCGATGTTGATAAGATACCTCAAAATGTTAAAAATTCTGTTGGACAATTATATATAAACGGAAAAATCCCAGAAGGATTTGAAAACAGATATTATTATATTGACGGTATTTTTGCTTCTAAAGATTATTATAAATTTATGGCATATCCAGAAAAGTACAGCAGTGATATATATAGAACATATAATGAATTAAGAAAACCTATGTTTGACCTTGGGGCATTTAGATACTACAATAAAAGTTTAGAATACACAAATTATTATGAAACATATTTAGCTAATTTAGATTTAGACAACGTTTTTATCGAAGAAAATAATAGAGTAAAGATCGTTTTACCAGAAGGCTTTTATTTCTTTATGGGAGATAATACTACAGAAAGTTTTGACAGTAGATATTTTGGTATAGTCCCAGAAGAAAATATTATAGGAAGACCTTTTTTAAGAATTTGGCCATATAATAGATTTGGCTCCGTAAAATAACCAAAAACCGCCCAAAAATATTGGGCGGTTTAATATTGGCGGAGACGGTGGGACTCGAACCCACACGGGGCGTCAACCCCATCGGTTTTCAAGACCGACGCCTTAGCCAATTAGGCTACGTCTCCGAGGATTATTATACCACATTAGGAGGTACTTGTCAATGAATTTTTTATTGAGACTTCTTGAAAAATATGAAATTTTTTTGAACGAAAATTCATATAACAAGCTGAATAAGTTTATTGATTTAATAATAAATTACCCTGTTAACCTAACTGCAATAAAAGATGTAGAAGAAGCTACTAAATCTTTAATTATTGACAGTATATTCCCTTTTATCAAATATACAACATTAAATTCAAATTCAAAATTCATTGATATTGGTACCGGTGGCGGAATACCTGGTATCCCTTTGTCAATAGTTTTTCCAGAAATTAATTTCACATTACTCGATAGCATTGAGAAAAAAATCAAAGCAGTTTCATATTTCAAAAATGAATTAAATTTAATAAACGTAAATACTTTTTGTAGTCGTGTGGAAACATTCTCAAAAGAAAATGCAAGTTCTTTTGATTATGCAACTGCAAAAGCAGTTTCAAGAAGTGATATATTATTAGAATACGCTGCTCCTTTATTAAAAGTTAATGGAACTTTATTCTTATACAAAGGACCTACATATAGTGAAGAAAAAAAATATTTGAGAGTTGCTGCTAAAAAAATACATTTTGATATTATAGACGAGTATAATTATACATTATTTGAAAAAGAAAGATATTTTATTGTTCTAAAAAAAGTTAAAGAAACTCCTTCTTCTTTTCCAAGAAAAATTGGAATGGCTATAAAAAAACCACTAGGAGGTATGTAATGATACGTCTTATTATTGATACATATCATATGGGTTCATGGAACATGGCTTGTGATTTAGCTATATCTAAACATGTTGGTAAAAAATTACAACCTACAACTATCAGATTATATGGATGGTCTTTACCCACATTATCATTAGGTAGATTTCAAAAATTGGAAGATATAGATATTAATTACTTAAAAAATAATAATATTGATATAGTAAGAAGACCTACAGGGGGAAGAGCTGTTTTGCATCATAAGGAGATAACTTATCTTTTTTCTGCACAAACAAATCATCCATTATTACCAAATAATGTTATAGGTAGTTATAAAGTAATAGCAGAGGCTTTAATAAAAAGTTTGGAAAAAATAAACATTAAATGCGATGTGGAGAAAAATAAAAATAAACATTTAAATACTCCCGCATGTTATGACTCACCTTCTATATATGAAATAACAATTGATAAGAAAAAATTTATTGGTAGTGCTCAATATAGAAATGACCAATATGTATTACAACATGGAGCAATACCTATACAATTCCCATTAGAAAACTATGCGAATTCATTCAAAATGGAAAAAGAGAAAAAAGAAAGATTATATAATCATTTAAAAAATAAAGTTATTGATATAAAATCTGTATTAAACAAAGAAATAAGTATAGAAGAAATGTCTGAAGCTTTTATTTCTGGATTCTCTGAAGTGTTTAACGAAGATGTTTTTATTGGTGAATTGTCTGATTCAGAATATGAATTAACAAAAAAACTTATTGATAGATTCGAAATAGATTTAGATTCAATTACATAAAATTTATTATTTAATCAAAAATGCGTTTTTTGTTAAACAAACTTGTCTGTATTAGTAACAAAATTAGTTTATCATATTCCCATCTTTGATAATGGGAGGGAGACTATGGAAGTTACAAACTTAATTAGAGAAGCTGCAAAAAAGTTAGAGACTCCATTTTTGGTACTTGATGTTGAACAAGTTAAGAAAAATTATAAAAGATTAAAAGAATCTATGGAAAATGTAGAAATTTTTTATGCAGTTAAAGCAAACTCTCATATTGAAATTTTGAAAGCCTTAAGAGATATGGGGTCTTCATTTGATGTAGCTTCCGTTGGCGAAATAAATAAATTATTATCTTTGGGAGTAAGTCCTAAAAAAATGAGTTTCGGAAATCCAATAAAAAAAGAAAAAGATATAGCATATGCTTGGGAAGTTGGGATAGAATATTTCTCAGTTGATAGTGAATTAGAAGTAGAAAAAGTTGCTAAAAATGCTCCAGGCTCAAAAGTATATGCAAGAATTGCCACAAGTTCTTCAGATAGTGATTGGCCATTATCTGGGAAATTTGGTACAGATATTGATCATGTTGTTAATATTTTAAGATGGGCAAATAAACATGGTTTAAAACCATTTGGTGTAAGTTTCCATGTTGGTTCACAATCATATAATAAATATAAATGGCAAGAAGCTATTCTTGAAGCAAGTGTTGTTTTTAATAAGTTATTAAGAGAAGGTATAGAATTAAAAATGCTTAATTTAGGTGGCGGAATACCTGTTCAACATACAAAACCTATACCGACTGTTGAGGAAATAGGAAAAGTAGTTGATGATTCTATTAAAGAATACCTATGGAAACACAAGAATTTAATGGTAATTACAGAACCTGGCAGATCCATGGTTGGAGATGCTGGAATAATGGTAACAAAGGTTATCTTAAAAAGTAGAAAAGGTTCTAAAAAATGGATTTATTTAGATGCTGGTGTTTTCCATGGTTTAATGGAAACAATTGAAAATTTCCAATATGAAATTCAAGTTGAAGGTAAAGATTATAGTGAAACTGATGTATATACATTAGCAGGACCTACTTGTGATAGTGTTGATACAATATATGAAGACATTGAATTACCTGCAAATATTGAATATGAGGATATAGTTTATTTCATTAATACTGGAGCATATACTGTAGAATATGCTGCTCATTTTAATGGAATTGAACCTCCAAAGGTTTATACTATCG
This genomic window from Marinitoga litoralis contains:
- a CDS encoding type III PLP-dependent enzyme, which codes for MEVTNLIREAAKKLETPFLVLDVEQVKKNYKRLKESMENVEIFYAVKANSHIEILKALRDMGSSFDVASVGEINKLLSLGVSPKKMSFGNPIKKEKDIAYAWEVGIEYFSVDSELEVEKVAKNAPGSKVYARIATSSSDSDWPLSGKFGTDIDHVVNILRWANKHGLKPFGVSFHVGSQSYNKYKWQEAILEASVVFNKLLREGIELKMLNLGGGIPVQHTKPIPTVEEIGKVVDDSIKEYLWKHKNLMVITEPGRSMVGDAGIMVTKVILKSRKGSKKWIYLDAGVFHGLMETIENFQYEIQVEGKDYSETDVYTLAGPTCDSVDTIYEDIELPANIEYEDIVYFINTGAYTVEYAAHFNGIEPPKVYTIDELKELLNYSE